The Candidatus Eisenbacteria bacterium genome contains the following window.
TCGTCTTCCGAACGGCGACGACGTGGCGATCGCCGTTCTCATCGGTGAATCGAAGGGGTCGATGGGCCGAGCCGAACGGTTGATTGCCCGTGTCGCGCGGACCGTGTATGACGCGTGGAGCACCCTGGACTCGACGGGCTCCGCGGATGGCCCCAGGTCAACTCATTCGCGATCGTAGGAGGCAGGGCTCCTCCGGCGCGTGTGCAGTTAATTGATGGTGATGGTCGTCTGCTGAGTCGCCGTCTGCCTCGGATTCCCACTATCCTGCACGGTTAACGTGAACGTGAACGTTCCCGCCGTGGTCGGAGTTCCCTCGATCCTGTTCCCGTTCGAAGCACTGACGAACCGGAGCCCAGGAGGCAGTTGTCCCCCCGTGCTCGACCAGGAGTAGGGCGTCTTTCCGCCGCTCGCGAAGAGATTCTGGCTGTACGCCGCTCCGACGGTTCCCGACTTGGCTGTCGGGCCGGGCAAGGTGATCACGAGCGGGACGGGACCGTCGATCGTGATGCTCAATACCTTGGTCGAGGACCCGCTCTGGTCCTGCACCCTCACGGTGAAGGTCTTGGTCTCTTGCTGAATGGGCCTGCCGGAGATGAGGGTGGACTGGACGCCAAAGTTTTGCGCCATCGTCAGGCCGCTCGGAAGGGAGCCGGATACGATGCTGAAGTTGTCCGGGCTCCCGCTGCCGCAGCACGAGCTGATGAAGGCGGAATAGTCGGCTCCAACGTTGCCGTTGGGGAGCGAGTTGTCGGTGATCATCACGAGGTTGAACTGGGCGGAGACGGTCATGTTCGCGGTCAGCGTGAAGGTGCAGCTCTGCGACGAGGTGCCCGAACAGGCGTCGCCACTCCAGCCCACGAACCTTCCGGCAGACGGCGAGGCGAACAGCGTGATGCTGGTCCCTGCCGGGAAGGTGGCGGTGCATGTCGAGCCGCAATTGATCCCTGGGGGGCTGCTGGTCACGGTCCCATTTCCGAGCCCGGACTTGATCGTGTTGACCGTGAGCGTGAAGGTCTCACCGCCGCCTCCAGAGGTGTTGAACGTCGCCGTCACCGTGGTGTTCGCGGTCAGTGTG
Protein-coding sequences here:
- a CDS encoding Ig domain-containing protein, yielding MTVSAQFNLVMITDNSLPNGNVGADYSAFISSCCGSGSPDNFSIVSGSLPSGLTMAQNFGVQSTLISGRPIQQETKTFTVRVQDQSGSSTKVLSITIDGPVPLVITLPGPTAKSGTVGAAYSQNLFASGGKTPYSWSSTGGQLPPGLRFVSASNGNRIEGTPTTAGTFTFTLTVQDSGNPRQTATQQTTITIN